Genomic segment of Panicum virgatum strain AP13 chromosome 2K, P.virgatum_v5, whole genome shotgun sequence:
ATATGTACCGTATAGTAAATTTATAAATCTATAAAAGTTAAAAGTGAATTATAATTTGTAAATGGATGGAATAGTTTGTGCtggtctttatttttttttcagtgggtgtctgagttgtattgtgtaaatttaaaaaaataatatttgaaGTTGGTAATTTCAAAATAACGAAGCACCTAGCTATATAGGCAAAAGAAGTAATGGGCGGATCGATGCCCTTCGCCATACGGTAAGTTATAGGTAACGGGACTTAACAATACCTGCCAACCTCGCTCGTTACACGTGACGGGCCGTAAACACTTGTCAGCTGCAAAATATAGGTGGTAGGTTTTGTTTGGATGTACCGTACTGCTCAATCTTTCAAAAGTTGGATCTCCGTACACATGACATTGTGATCGGGAATCTATCGTGTGCAAACCAATTTCTTCGTACATGTCGTTCAAACTTTAATTTGAGTTACCAGATTTAATATCCAAAGGGGTGCgcagggggatttgcaaaattGTGATTAGAAACGTGtaattaattgtaaaattatccaatccgcatgccccttggatgttgacccggtggttcagattgaagtttgtagTACGGTTTACACGAAGATATTGGTTTGCATTTGATACGTTTCCGTTATGATTACACTAAACTAAAATAAAGGCTAATGTGAAAGTGCCACAACTACATAAAACTTTATGGAGGCGGGCAAAAGTCATTAACCGAGACATTTTTTGCAACCGTCTCGAACCGAAGGTCACGATTAATCATGACCTCAACCCAGATGGTTTCGTGCCCTCCTCGGTAaatcaaattaaaaaaacaaaaaaatccaATGAACAGGCCCAGCGAGCCCATCCACAGGCCGCACGAACCACCGCTCGCCGGATCCGCACCGCCATTGCGTCTGCTCGCCAAATCCGCCCGCTGCTCGCCAAATCCGGCCACCACGGTCGTGGATCCGGTCCGTCGGCGGCAAATTCGGGCACGTGGAAGCTGAGGCGCGGTAAATCATTTTTTATAGTACACTAGGTGATAAATATTTATAAGTTAACTCCACCTTACTCAACTAGCAAGGTGCTATTAGTGTGCACACAGTAAGCATGGGCTAGGACTGGGCCACGTCTAAATTTGCTCAGATGTCACATTGGACCAGAATCTAGAGGTGGCATGAAGGCCATATCCATGACGGGCCTCTGTGACATCCATCACGTGTATTGTTACAGGTGATGCGCGTCGTAAGTCCGTTACCTATTTCACATAAGTGGCAGCTAGCTAATTCCTGGTAAGAGCAAATATAATAATAGTAATAGGACGTAAGCAGACTAAATGATGAGATAGATgagagaaaaggagagagaagaaaagcggACTATAAGCTTACCGCCAGCTTCGACACCAAAACTTAAAAAATTTTGTGAGAGAGATAAATAATTAAATGAACCACGTATTAATGGCGAAGATCTAACCATTATACAAGTAGGTTGAAATATAAGTTGCAAAGATTCTTAGAATCAGAAGCCGGCTGTATTATTAACTTTGCTCTAAACATGCAGTGCTACCAATTTAGCATATTACTACTAGGCTAACCACTACTGCCAAAATTGCCAACACTAGTTCTAGCGCCGAGGTGCTATTTTTAGACAGAAATGAATGCAAATGAACTTTGAGATAGCAGAGCAATTTACTACCCATTTACAGCTGCATAGCACCAGGTTTCCAAACAAGCTTCATTAAACACTTGCTAAATATATCTGGTGCCCACCGATTATCTATATTCGCTATATATAGTCAAGAACTCCCCACCTGAACTCCACACACTGAAACACATCAAACCTAGAAGCACGAAGCGCGCATAGCCCCCCATGCGGCCATGCCTTGCACTCTCTCCATCATCAAAAGGGGCGCTCGCCCTGCTAAGGGGGCGGCTCCAATCAAGGGTTGGTCCTCCCTGCCTGACGACCTCGTCGTCCAAGTAGGCGATTGCCTCTTGGCAGACAACGACATCTACAGCTACATGGACTTCCGCGCCGTCTGCAAGAGTTGGCGCCGTCCCACCAAGAACGTCGCCAAACCCGACCGCTTCGAGCCCAGCAAGTGGGCGCTGCTCGACCGACATGATCATGTCCTCACGTTCGTGAACGTCGAGACTGGTCGGTTCCTTGTCAAGAACATTCCCCTCATCCGCAAGTACTTGTTCGTCGGCGCAACAGGAGGCGGCATGATCATCCTTAAGAAGTCAAAATCCCCCCACCAGGTTCGCGTGCTCAACCCCTTCACGGGATTAATTGTGCGTTTCAAGGCGGCCTTGCCCACTATTGGATGGGTTAGGGAGGCTACCATGGCGACATCGCCGATGATGATGCTCTTCATCATCTCCAGCGAAGCTGGTAAGATCATGTGGGCTGATCAGGATAGCAAGAAATTCCAAGAGTTTAGGGTTGATTACCGCAACAGATCTCTATCCATGACGCCCTTTGAGAGCAAAGTGTATGTCAGTGACCATGAAGGAACCATCTTTTCATCCACTTccgtcgccgccgaggaacATAGCAGCCACCGCTCTGCACAAACAATCTCGATGGCCAGCACCATTCGTCGTCGTCCTGATGCCGAAGGTGACCCTGCATGGGATTGTCATCTTGTCAAGTCTGGGGGAGAGTTGCTCCTTGTGACAAGGCCATGGTACGAAGTACATGGAAAACCGGTAGTCCGAAGGGTGGACATAGAGAGGAATAAGCTTGAGCTGGTAACCAGCATTGGCAACCGAGCTCTCTTCCTCAGTGATGTCAGGTGCCTCTCTGTTGAAGCCAGCAAGTTCCAGGGCGTCGAAGGAGGCTGCATCTACTTTGTATATCCAGTCACAACAGCAGGCAATCGCCAGGCCTCACTCATGACCACTTTTCACGTCGCTGACCAAGTGCAGGACATAATATTTGATGTGGCTACCATGGCAGGTGGCTCCAACCAGCCATTCACTCTTGCCCAAGTCTTCGCAAATTACTCCAGCTCCATCTACTATTCTGAACGAGCCTTTAACTTCTTGATCAAAAAATAAGAACGATGCTTTAACTGATAGACAGTGATGAAGAAGTCTCATATGATGGCTCCGAATCTGAAGAGTGAATGAAAGATGCACATGTAATATCTACTCTCTAGGAGCAGGACCCATACTATACTATAGTATTTTTACATTTCATGCTGTTAATGTACTAGGTTTCTCTAGCTACTAGCTAGCTCTATTTTAATTCTTAGTCgggcatttttttttcaaagttgCAAGAATTATTGTAATCTTCTTAGGGAGATGTAGTCAtggttttccaccgagttttctTAGTCATGGTTCGAATTTGATATGTACTTAAATTAATTTTAGTAGTCACAACTTTCAAATGCCATGATGAGTTTAAATTATGGTGCATTATTGGGGTATCTTAATTCAGTTGGAATCGGAATGATGTCATCACGTTTTAATTGGTAGAGAACAGCAAACACGTAATGGTAGCGGTATCTTGCTAAATTAAGTTGTGATATTTCATGACTTCAAGCCCAGGAAATGGTTATCAGCTATGGTACATATACACAACTACCATGTTATTATTAATTTTAAAAGAATAGAGCTTAATTCTTATGTAGAAAGAATCGATGAGTGCTTAATTTTGGAAGAAACCGCCATAGCTCGGTTGGCAAGTGGTATGAATGTAGAGCTATAGAACGTAGAAAGAATCGATGAGTTCTTAACTTAGAAGAAACCGTTGTAACGCTTGTTTGGCTACATAGGTTATGGATGTAGAAAGAATCGATTAGTGATTAATTTAGAAGAAACCACCGTAGCTCGGTTGGAAAGCGGCGCAGCTATAGAGATTTTGAACGTAGAAAGAATTAACGAATGCTTAATTTAGAAGCAATGCGGTGGTGCACTATGCCCACCAGAGTTCGATCCCTAGAATCAGCACTAGTGCTCTCCACCCGGTGCCTCCTTGCGATCCTCTATCTTTAAGAGTTTGTCATTGTATCCTTGTTATtctcaaaacaaaacaaaaaatcaTTTTTGCATGTTATATGTGCTTTCAAAATCTTGGTATGTGAATGGAAGCCAACAGAAATGCTAGCTCATCTTGTTAAGTCCTTCTAAAAAGTTGATTGTTCTATTGATCAAATGGACTGGAGCAACAAGATTAACATTGTATTACAAGCTAGCAATATCGTAACTAGTTCTAGTGAAAATCATAATTTACAACACACAGGTTTGGGTGTTTCTATTTTAAAAAGTTATTAAAAAATTCTGGTTTTACATAAAAAATtgaaaactaattcattttagatcagaaaaaatataaaattggtaccaagatttttttaaaataaatatatgtTGGTGTGCTATTGGATTATTTTTGTCTTATTTATTTAAAGATAATGCGCACACCTACAAGCCAAAAAAACACTAGAAACAAAGAACAAATTTGGTCTATATAACGGACAAGCAGATACATTTTCATAAAAGTGATGAtgctagtttcataatttttaatttaaaGAAAGTGATGTtgctagtttcataatttttaatttaaagtgaattatttataagtttttttagattaaagTGGATTTTTTAATTGTTACACAACGGAACCACCCAAGGGACCAAATTTACTCAGTTTCATAGTTGGATAGCCTCCATTATCTGATTCTGTAGTAGAGTGTTGAAAATCGTACTTCTATGATAGTTGGAGGGTGCATTGTggacttttcttttttctatttaGGGTAATGTATTTGCATAGCTATTGCTAGTTAAGGTTTTCTATTACAAACCTTGTCCTAATAAATACCTATAGACTAAAGTTAAAAGTTTTTGACAATTCTAGATATGATGTTACTGTTCACAGGTCCAATGCTCAACTATTGACGGGACAGTTATTCATAATGATGTAGCTAATATTTCTTAGAAGGTGGGTATCGCATATATAGGTCCACACATATACCGTTTATGTTAATTTTTTAATCCAAAAATCGGTTTGACATATTTTGACGATAAACATTTATCAAATGTCCTTATACTgtttatgatttatttttttacaaaaaaacaaCTGCAGATTAGAAAGAATCATTTAACAATTGCCACAAGGATGCTTATATAGTGCTAATCTGACTAGCACACTTATATTTTATAGCAGATATAATTGTGTAAAGTGGCCAATTAACGAACGAGATGTCGATATGCACCCCGTTGGGCATGCTAAAACACCATTTACCTGTACCGGCATGTCACCAGCCTCACGAGACATTATGATGCACGACACGACACGACACGATCGATAAAGCACACAAGCTAGCTGATGTGAAGCCGCGAGATGGCTAGGAGAGATGAGAGGAGTGATCTGTTTAAAAGAAACGGGAGTTCATCAGGGCGTCGTTCTTATGGGCGCCTGAACCCTGAAGCCGTGGCCCGTGGGGATCCGATCAGCCCCGGGCGCGTCGCGCCAGTGACCTTGGGAACACAAGTCCCCATCCGTAGTGGCCAACTGGCCACTCCTTTCTCGTTCTCAATGACAGATGGCACTGTACCCGGAGAACCTCAAATTGGAAGCTCAATTGTTTTTACTCGAGGAAAAGCCCAACCCATAGCTGCAACCGTTCCTGAAAACGCATaaatattttgaaattttgggttCTCATGATAAATATCCATGTAGGATAAGCTAGAAGCGTCCAATACACGATCAGGGAATTCAAAAATTTCCAACAGAGACACAGATGCTACTAGCCTCGCCCCCTTTTACTTCGGTAGCAAACCTGAGTTCAAGACAAGCTACTCTTGTGATGCATCAGGATCATGCAGAGGCTCCTCAGTCTTCATCTCTCTCAGGAGGGAGGCCACATGGAAGCAGCATTTTCTGTGACACAGAAATGATGTATCATTATCCTTAATTTAAAATTGTCATCAAACAATTGCAAGGTAATCGGCAACTGGTAGGAAAAAAAGATTATGGTATACATTGCAAGTCATGGTACCAAATGTAACGCTTTTAGCCTGCTAATAGATTAGACAGATATACAACAAAATTAATGGCAGGCATGAAGGCAATTTAGTACAGAAGCTCATCACTAGCAAATTGTGGACAACAGTTCTGTTCATATTCTGTTGTGTACAGAAAACTTGATTTAACCATGTAGCTGAAGTGCCAAATCATGTCATCTACTATCTCCATTTTTCAAATACCCATATTCACTGTCACTAGAGATTGAGCAAAATATTTTGAACTTTGACATCAAATTTGAAACTTCAACTTAAAAATTGTGTATCAGGCTACATCTTAGAGGACAAGGTAGTGAAGACTTAGCCTATCTAGCACAACAGTTGATGTGGCTGTCCATAATATGGAAAAATTCAATACAGAAAAACAAAAGGCCCCAATTCCCAATCAAATAAGATACTGATATGTCAGGAAAACAATCCCTTATGGATATGGCTTTAAAAATTGATTCTGTTTGCAAGACCAATATGTGGACAATCAGTAGAATAGTTCAAACATCTTCTAGCAGTGCATCTGTGGTTGCCTGACTACCTTAACAGAAACTAACACTTTGATTTGAGTGCATCATTAACTACTTcaacaaatatctaattctatGTTAAATTTAGGATGACCAGCATTGATTCTATTCTACTCGAGACATATCGTTTCTTGCAGGGAGAAATGATGACCCTGCTTTTAGCATCATGATTTGGTCTAGTCTTTGAAATAATTTTCAACAATAACTTAGTAGAATAGTTAAAACTTACCAAACATACCTGTAATATATATGCCCCAGATTTGGTATACACTTCGACATAATTTCCAATTATGACTTAGCAGATAGTAAAAACTTGCCAAACATACTTTTTACGTGCTACAACTTAGTTAAAGAGTTAAAATTCACCAAACATACTTCATCACATTATAACGTAGTAGAAGAGTTAAAACTTGCCAAACATACTTCACCGTACTATAACTTAGTAGAGGAATTAAAACTTGCCAAGCATACTTTGCTGTAGTATAACTTAGTAGAACAATTAAAACTTGCCAAACATACTTCAACAAACTTTAGTAGAACAGTTACAACTTCCATACCTGCATAAAATTGTAACGCTCTCTTCCAATTGATTCATTTTCAGCAATAGCAAAATATGCCAGCATTGGATAGTGCCCAATATAAGAGGCATAGCTGTCCCTCTGGATGTTTCCAGCCCACTCACTGTTCATATTAAAAATATTAAGCATTACTCACAATTCAGTTAGCCTTTTCTTAATGAAGAAAAAAGATACTTACAATCTGGTCAAGTCCGCGTGTCCTGTGCCAACATATTTGGCTTGAAGATGCTCAAGCTGAGAATTTATGTTGAACCTATCGCTAGCCTTCAAAAATAGTAAGTTGTGTTAGAAATCTTGCGGTCAAAATGCCAAAGAACAATCTAGCCAATGAAACAGCACAGTAAAGACCATGAACCAGATAATCGGAAGGGAATTTATAGGGGGTGGGGGATGAACCAAAGTCAAAATGGAAAACAAGAACCTCTACGAAACCAAGTAATAGTCAAAACAGGTGGtacattaggcatatgggtgcaaacttctatgaccacttgtGACACCCCAGCCCAGGGcctaataggattaataggatactcataccaataagttgcaacttcttttccggaagccggtctccaaagaacttcgaggttaagcgtgcttggcccggagaattttggggatgggtgaccgaccgagaagttcttcccgggtgcacacgagtgaggacaaagtgtgcagaaaagactggtgttggtc
This window contains:
- the LOC120695556 gene encoding uncharacterized protein At4g14342-like; its protein translation is HNLLFLKASDRFNINSQLEHLQAKYVGTGHADLTRFEWAGNIQRDSYASYIGHYPMLAYFAIAENESIGRERYNFMQKMLLPCGLPPERDED